The Corynebacterium simulans genome contains a region encoding:
- a CDS encoding solute symporter family protein: MLTFNLAAEAAQEGSGNPVLNIAVFGAFLVITMWVVLRAGKTTKKASDFYTGGGTFSGRQNGLAISGDYLSAASFLGIVGAVALNGYDGFLYSVGFFVAWLVALMLVAEPMRNVGRFTMADVLSFRLKQRPVRVAASISTLFVSLFYLIAQMAGAGSLVSVLLDIHDFTWQAVVVGIVGVLMIVYVLVGGMKGTTYVQMIKAVLLVTGVVAMCIMTFIAVKGGFSTLFSDAVDMHAGSDYLQEKGYEASQIMEPGLKYGKTLTTKLDFVSLGIALVLGVGGLPHVLMRFYTVPTATEARRSVTWAIVIIGAFYLMTLILGYGAAALVGPDRILAAPGGANAAAPLLALELGGSVFMAVISAVAFATVLAVVAGLAITASASIAHDIYHAVIRKGESTESEQVRVSQVTVVVLGIAAIILGILAMTQNVAFLVSLAFAVAASANLPTILYSLYWRRFNTAGAVASMYTGVISCLLLIFFSPAVSGSETSMFPNADWALFPLSNPGLVSIPLAFIAGWLVSILTPPDDFEDLSAEMEVRSLTGVGVEAPVNH, translated from the coding sequence ATGCTGACCTTCAACCTAGCTGCTGAGGCAGCGCAAGAAGGCTCCGGAAACCCGGTGCTCAACATCGCCGTTTTTGGTGCGTTTCTTGTCATCACCATGTGGGTGGTTTTAAGGGCAGGAAAGACCACGAAGAAGGCCTCGGACTTCTACACCGGTGGTGGCACCTTCTCTGGCCGCCAGAACGGTTTGGCCATTTCGGGTGACTATCTTTCTGCCGCTTCCTTCCTCGGTATCGTCGGCGCGGTCGCTCTCAACGGATATGACGGATTCTTGTATTCTGTCGGCTTCTTCGTGGCCTGGCTGGTGGCGTTGATGCTGGTTGCCGAGCCGATGCGTAACGTTGGTCGCTTCACCATGGCAGACGTGTTGTCCTTCCGTTTGAAGCAGCGCCCGGTACGCGTGGCGGCGTCCATCTCTACGCTTTTTGTCTCGCTGTTCTACCTGATTGCGCAGATGGCCGGCGCAGGCTCCCTGGTGTCGGTGCTTTTGGATATCCATGACTTCACCTGGCAGGCGGTCGTGGTTGGCATCGTGGGTGTTTTGATGATCGTCTACGTTCTGGTGGGCGGTATGAAGGGCACTACTTATGTGCAGATGATCAAGGCGGTCCTCTTGGTCACCGGCGTCGTGGCGATGTGCATCATGACCTTCATTGCGGTGAAGGGCGGCTTTAGCACCTTGTTCTCCGACGCCGTCGATATGCATGCGGGCTCGGATTACCTCCAAGAGAAGGGCTACGAAGCTTCTCAAATCATGGAACCAGGCTTAAAGTATGGAAAGACTTTGACCACCAAGCTGGACTTCGTTTCCCTCGGTATCGCTCTGGTGCTCGGCGTTGGCGGCCTGCCGCACGTGCTCATGCGCTTCTACACGGTTCCGACTGCAACTGAGGCACGCCGTTCCGTGACCTGGGCAATCGTCATTATCGGTGCTTTCTACCTGATGACCCTCATCCTGGGCTACGGTGCCGCGGCACTCGTGGGCCCGGACCGCATCCTGGCCGCGCCGGGCGGGGCCAATGCCGCAGCTCCGCTTCTGGCGCTAGAACTCGGCGGCTCGGTATTCATGGCTGTAATCTCGGCGGTTGCATTCGCCACGGTGCTGGCAGTAGTTGCAGGTCTGGCGATTACCGCGTCTGCATCCATCGCGCACGATATCTACCACGCGGTTATCCGTAAGGGAGAGTCCACCGAGTCGGAGCAGGTCCGTGTCTCGCAGGTTACGGTCGTAGTCCTCGGCATCGCTGCCATCATCCTGGGCATTCTGGCTATGACTCAAAACGTCGCGTTCTTGGTCTCTCTCGCCTTCGCCGTCGCGGCTTCTGCAAACCTTCCGACTATCCTGTACTCGCTTTACTGGCGTCGCTTCAATACGGCCGGTGCGGTGGCGTCCATGTACACCGGCGTCATCTCCTGCCTGCTGCTCATCTTCTTCTCCCCGGCAGTATCCGGTTCTGAGACCTCGATGTTCCCGAACGCGGATTGGGCGCTGTTCCCACTGTCGAATCCGGGCCTGGTTTCCATTCCGCTGGCATTCATCGCAGGCTGGTTGGTTTCCATCCTGACCCCGCCGGATGACTTTGAGGATCTGTCCGCAGAGATGGAGGTACGGTCTCTGACCGGCGTTGGCGTGGAGGCCCCAGTCAACCACTAA
- a CDS encoding DUF485 domain-containing protein, whose protein sequence is MTSAPTSMLERREPTAQDFIEMRDSPQFKQLRGAYRNFTFPMTIAFFLWYVIYVLAAVFAPGFMGTEIGGGWNVGLVFGLAQFVTTFAITWIYVKYANKKIEPRSAAIREALEG, encoded by the coding sequence ATGACTAGCGCACCTACCTCGATGCTCGAGCGCCGCGAACCGACAGCGCAGGACTTCATCGAGATGCGCGATAGCCCGCAGTTTAAGCAGTTACGCGGTGCATATCGTAACTTCACTTTCCCGATGACCATTGCCTTCTTCCTGTGGTACGTCATCTACGTGTTGGCTGCCGTCTTTGCGCCTGGATTCATGGGCACCGAAATTGGCGGTGGGTGGAACGTGGGGCTCGTATTCGGGCTCGCCCAATTTGTCACCACGTTCGCGATTACGTGGATCTACGTCAAGTACGCCAACAAGAAAATTGAGCCGCGTTCAGCAGCTATTCGTGAGGCATTGGAGGGATAG
- a CDS encoding aldo/keto reductase: MSVPFISFNDDREMPQLGLGTYKMTGQECITAVREAIELGYRHFDTATLYENEAELGQALNDAMRAGDVTRDELFITSKVWHDSHGAKGVDAAFTESLKKLQLDYLDLYLIHWPWPQAGLYVETFEEMARLQGMGQIASIGVANFYEETLQEIIARTGIVPVLNQVELHPGFTQPELREFHDEHGIVTEAWSPLARGEVLNNAEIKNVAQRLEATPGQVAIAYLLAKGISVIPKSTKRERLEENLAAAQLELSHDDIAAIDALDNGAAGRLYKDPREFPG, from the coding sequence ATGAGTGTCCCATTTATCTCTTTTAATGATGATCGCGAGATGCCACAGCTTGGTCTGGGCACCTACAAGATGACGGGTCAGGAATGTATCACGGCGGTACGTGAAGCCATCGAGCTCGGCTACCGCCATTTCGATACTGCAACCTTGTATGAGAACGAGGCAGAGCTAGGCCAGGCCCTAAATGATGCGATGCGCGCCGGTGACGTCACCCGTGATGAGCTCTTCATCACCTCCAAGGTCTGGCATGACAGCCACGGGGCGAAGGGGGTAGACGCAGCATTTACTGAATCGCTGAAAAAGCTGCAGCTGGACTACCTAGACCTCTACCTGATCCACTGGCCGTGGCCACAGGCTGGACTCTATGTGGAGACCTTTGAGGAGATGGCTCGTCTGCAGGGCATGGGGCAGATCGCTTCCATCGGCGTGGCTAACTTCTACGAGGAAACGCTGCAGGAGATCATCGCGCGAACGGGTATCGTTCCAGTGTTGAACCAGGTGGAGCTGCATCCGGGGTTTACCCAGCCGGAGTTGCGAGAATTCCATGATGAACATGGCATTGTTACAGAGGCATGGTCGCCGCTGGCGAGGGGAGAGGTCCTTAACAATGCGGAGATCAAGAATGTGGCGCAGCGCCTTGAGGCAACCCCGGGACAGGTAGCAATCGCCTATCTTCTAGCCAAGGGGATTTCCGTAATCCCGAAATCCACCAAGCGTGAGCGCCTCGAGGAGAACTTGGCGGCCGCGCAGCTGGAGCTTAGCCACGATGACATTGCGGCAATCGACGCCCTCGATAACGGCGCGGCTGGGCGCTTGTACAAGGACCCGCGTGAGTTTCCGGGTTAA
- a CDS encoding FKBP-type peptidyl-prolyl cis-trans isomerase — translation MDKPVIEAHTEPAPTELVIEDIIVGDGAEAQPGGFVEVHYVGVSYEDNQEFDSSWGRGQSIEFPLTGLIAGWQEGIPGMKVGGRRKLIIPPEKAYGPAGGAHPLAGRTLVFVIDLLRA, via the coding sequence ATGGATAAGCCCGTAATTGAGGCTCATACTGAGCCGGCCCCGACTGAGCTAGTTATCGAGGACATCATCGTCGGCGACGGCGCAGAGGCACAGCCGGGTGGCTTTGTTGAGGTTCACTACGTGGGCGTCTCGTATGAGGACAACCAGGAATTCGACTCTTCCTGGGGTCGCGGACAGTCCATCGAGTTTCCGCTGACTGGCCTCATTGCAGGTTGGCAGGAAGGTATCCCGGGCATGAAGGTGGGCGGCCGTCGCAAGCTCATCATCCCTCCGGAGAAGGCATACGGCCCAGCTGGCGGAGCGCATCCACTTGCTGGACGCACCTTGGTCTTCGTTATCGACCTGCTGCGTGCGTAA